In Patagioenas fasciata isolate bPatFas1 chromosome 20, bPatFas1.hap1, whole genome shotgun sequence, a genomic segment contains:
- the TUBB4B gene encoding tubulin beta-4B chain produces the protein MREIVHLQAGQCGNQIGAKFWEVISDEHGIDPTGTYHGDSDLQLERINVYYNEATGGKYVPRAVLVDLEPGTMDSVRSGPFGQIFRPDNFVFGQSGAGNNWAKGHYTEGAELVDSVLDVVRKEAESCDCLQGFQLTHSLGGGTGSGMGTLLISKIREEYPDRIMNTFSVVPSPKVSDTVVEPYNATLSVHQLVENTDETYCIDNEALYDICFRTLKLTTPTYGDLNHLVSATMSGVTTCLRFPGQLNADLRKLAVNMVPFPRLHFFMPGFAPLTSRGSQQYRALTVPELTQQMFDAKNMMAACDPRHGRYLTVAAVFRGRMSMKEVDEQMLNVQNKNSSYFVEWIPNNVKTAVCDIPPRGLKMSATFIGNSTAIQELFKRISEQFTAMFRRKAFLHWYTGEGMDEMEFTEAESNMNDLVSEYQQYQDATAEEEGEFEEEEEAEAE, from the exons ATGAGGGAGATCGTGCACCTGCAGGCCGGGCAATGCGGAAACCAGATCGGGGCCAAG TTTTGGGAGGTGATCAGCGACGAACATGGCATCGACCCAACCGGTACCTACCACGGCGACAGCGACCTGCAGCTGGAGCGCATCAACGTGTACTACAACGAGGCCACAG GTGGCAAATACGTGCCCCGCGCCGTCCTGGTGGACCTGGAACCCGGCACCATGGACTCGGTGCGCTCCGGGCCCTTCGGCCAGATCTTCAGGCCTGACAACTTCGTGTTCG GTCAAAGCGGAGCAGGAAACAACTGGGCAAAGGGCCATTATACAGAAGGTGCTGAATTAGTTGATTCTGTGTTAGATGTTGTAAGAAAGGAGGCAGAAAGCTGTGATTGTCTCCAGGGCTTTCAGCTTACTCACTCTCTTGGTGGTGGTACAGGCTCTGGCATGGGTACCCTGCTCATCAGCAAAATCCGTGAAGAGTACCCAGACCGAATTATGAATACTTTCAGTGTTGTACCCTCCCCTAAAGTATCAGATACTGTAGTAGAGCCCTACAATGCCACACTGTCAGTGCACCAGCTTGTGGAGAACACAGATGAAACATACTGTATTGACAACGAAGCCCTCTACGACATATGCTTCAGAACACTGAAGTTAACTACTCCAACATACGGTGATCTGAACCATTTAGTGTCGGCAACCATGAGCGGTGTGACCACCTGCCTGCGGTTCCCGGGCCAGCTCAACGCTGACCTGCGGAAGCTGGCGGTGAACATGGTTCCATTTCCCCGTTTGCACTTTTTCATGCCTGGTTTTGCCCCACTCACGAGCCGTGGGAGCCAGCAGTATCGTGCTTTAACCGTGCCAGAGCTAACCCAGCAGATGTTCGATGCAAAGAACATGATGGCAGCGTGTGACCCGCGTCACGGCCGCTATCTGACCGTAGCTGCTGTTTTTAGGGGCCGTATGTCAATGAAAGAGGTCGATGAGCAAATGCTCAACGTTCAGAACAAAAACAGCAGCTATTTTGTTGAGTGGATTCCTAATAATGTTAAAACAGCGGTCTGTGACATTCCACCTCGTGGCCTGAAAATGTCAGCCACCTTCATTGGTAACAGCACAGCCATCCAGGAGCTGTTCAAACGCATTTCTGAGCAGTTCACGGCCATGTTCCGCCGAAAGGCTTTTCTGCACTGGTACACGGGCGAGGGCATGGACGAGATGGAGTTCACAGAGGCTGAGAGCAACATGAACGACCTGGTGTCTGAGTACCAGCAGTACCAGGATGCCACAGCTGAGGAGGAGGGGgagtttgaggaggaggaggaggccgaGGCAGAGTAA
- the CIMIP2A gene encoding ciliary microtubule inner protein 2A — translation MAEPRENRFFPPNPYYIPGYDGFIPQYNYQFGETFGKTTHRLLTDPTVAKSPRPLLAPLHKPKFIEDFSGTTHGDQGYLPGRPGYFPYEKAGAATSFPEPVLGPKPLPVPVDDDLTMTSMDPMSRHYPGEYVLRARMPHGYPRKISCHPATERREWKLPELIPAIRQEKMHNISQLSGAVVGSKPPVQMEGEAETADAQRAYRLPRLDVPCAIQQKVIPGYTGFIPRYPWVYGTSYVRAVKEAMDEFDRFQFLQRNPVSSFGKRFPQTYWPNNKIYTDAGLIPFYSGFVPELRNTYALTFNNSTRKAYRKEKRRRAGAL, via the exons ATGGCAGAGCCCAGGGAAAACCGCTTCTTCCCTCCCAACCCCTACTACATCCCCGG CTATGACGGCTTCATCCCCCAGTACAACTACCAGTTTGGAGAGACCTTTGGCAAAACCACCCACCGTCTACTGACGGACCCCACTGTTGCGAAGAGCCCTCGGCCCTTGCTGGCACCGCTGCACAAGCCCAAGTTCATCGAGGACTTCAGCGGGACCACGCATGGTGACCAGGGGTATCTCCCGGGGCGTCCAG GGTACTTTCCCTATGAGAAAGCCGGGGCTGCAACGAGCTTTCCCGAACCAGTCCTTGGGCCAAAACCTCTTCCAGTGCCGGTAGACGATGACCTGACGATGACGAGCATGGATCCCATGTCCCGTCACTACCCCGGCGAGTACGTCCTGAGGGCACGGATGCCACACGGGTACCCACGGAAGATTTCGTGCCATCCCGCCACTGAGAGACGAGAGTGGAAATTGCCTGAGCTGATCCCGGCCATCAGACAGGAAAAAATGCACAATATCAGCCAGCTGAGCGGTGCCGTGGTGGGAAGCAAACCC CCTGTACAAATGGAAGGTGAGGCTGAGACTGCGGACGCGCAGCGAGCTTATCGGTTACCAAGACTGGACGTGCCATGTGCGATCCAACAGAAAGTCATTCCAG GGTACACTGGGTTCATCCCCCGCTACCCCTGGGTTTATGGCACAAGCTACGTCCGGGCTGTGAAGGAAGCCATGGATGAATTTGACCGATTTCAG tTTTTGCAGAGAAACCCAGTTTCTAGCTTTGGCAAGAGGTTTCCCCAAACATACTGGCCTAACAACAAGATTTACACTGATGCTGGACTGATACCTTTCTACAGCGGCTTTGTACCAG agctGCGCAACACCTACGCACTGACTTTTAATAACAGCACCCGAAAAGCTTAccgaaaggaaaaaaggagacgAGCTGGTGCACTGTGA